The Halococcus salifodinae DSM 8989 genome has a segment encoding these proteins:
- a CDS encoding ABC transporter ATP-binding protein — translation MTRLKLEHVTKRYDDVVAVDDMNLDIADGEFVTLVGPSGCGKSTTMETIAGLTTPTEGTITIGDREVTDLPPKDRGVAMVFQNIALFPHMDVYDNISFGLRLRDFDTEEVDRRVENATEIVQMEGMLDRDPDELSGGQRQRVAIARAIVREPDAFLMDEPLANLDAKLRVHMRTELQRLHKQLDTTIIYVTHDQAEAMTMSDRIAVIDGGQLQQIDPPLTCYNQPANLFVAGFIGSPSMNFVEATVTESGLESSYFDLAFDPAPFDSVCVEDDVTVGVRPEDVYPVTDVESVPNPSRAIEATTDVLEPMGDEIFTYLLLGEGKTSMAQEATKTDQLLMSNDPNADIREDQEIDVVLDRHKVHLFDTASGEAITHGIVTPPGTDGAAGSPVETND, via the coding sequence CGACGGCGAGTTCGTCACGCTGGTCGGACCGTCGGGCTGTGGGAAGTCGACCACGATGGAGACGATTGCCGGGCTGACCACGCCCACCGAGGGCACGATTACTATCGGCGACCGCGAGGTGACGGACCTCCCGCCGAAGGATCGGGGTGTGGCGATGGTGTTCCAGAACATCGCCCTGTTCCCCCACATGGACGTCTACGACAACATCAGTTTCGGGCTCCGGCTCCGGGATTTCGACACCGAGGAGGTCGATCGACGAGTCGAGAACGCGACCGAGATCGTCCAGATGGAAGGGATGCTCGACCGTGATCCCGACGAACTCTCTGGCGGCCAACGCCAGCGGGTTGCGATCGCGCGCGCGATCGTCCGCGAGCCCGACGCCTTTCTGATGGACGAGCCGCTGGCAAACCTGGACGCGAAGCTCCGGGTCCACATGCGGACTGAGCTCCAGCGCCTCCACAAACAGCTCGACACCACGATCATCTACGTCACCCACGATCAGGCCGAGGCGATGACGATGTCCGACCGAATCGCGGTGATCGACGGCGGGCAGCTCCAGCAAATTGATCCGCCGCTGACCTGCTACAACCAGCCCGCGAATCTGTTCGTCGCGGGCTTCATCGGCTCGCCGAGCATGAACTTCGTCGAGGCGACGGTCACCGAGTCAGGGCTGGAGTCCTCCTACTTCGATCTCGCGTTCGACCCCGCCCCGTTCGATTCCGTCTGCGTCGAGGACGACGTGACAGTCGGTGTCAGGCCGGAGGATGTCTATCCGGTGACGGACGTGGAGTCTGTACCGAACCCGTCCAGAGCCATTGAGGCGACGACCGATGTCCTCGAACCGATGGGCGACGAGATATTCACCTACCTGTTGCTGGGCGAGGGGAAAACATCGATGGCCCAAGAGGCGACGAAGACCGACCAGCTACTGATGAGCAACGATCCCAACGCGGATATCCGGGAAGACCAAGAAATCGACGTGGTCCTAGACCGTCATAAAGTCCACTTGTTCGACACCGCGAGCGGGGAAGCAATCACCCACGGCATCGTCACTCCGCCGGGGACCGATGGGGCGGCTGGCTCGCCGGTCGAAACCAATGACTGA